From Chloroflexi bacterium ADurb.Bin180, a single genomic window includes:
- a CDS encoding Dinitrogenase iron-molybdenum cofactor — MRIAVSSESKNGLDGIVAEHFGRCPAFVLVDVEKGVIGAVTSIDNPFYPNHEPGQVPNFVAAQGAKVMVTGGMGGRAILYFQQAGIEAVTGASGTVRQAVEAYLGGRLQSAAPCRESVEHGHGDVHHC, encoded by the coding sequence ATGCGTATCGCTGTCTCGTCCGAAAGCAAGAATGGTCTCGATGGTATCGTAGCCGAGCATTTTGGACGCTGTCCGGCTTTCGTGCTGGTAGACGTGGAGAAGGGCGTGATTGGGGCGGTCACCAGCATCGACAATCCCTTTTATCCGAACCACGAACCGGGCCAGGTGCCCAATTTCGTCGCCGCCCAGGGAGCCAAGGTGATGGTAACTGGCGGTATGGGCGGTCGGGCGATCCTGTACTTTCAGCAGGCGGGGATCGAAGCGGTGACTGGTGCCTCGGGCACAGTCCGCCAGGCGGTGGAGGCCTACCTGGGCGGCCGGTTACAGAGCGCTGCGCCTTGCCGCGAAAGCGTCGAGCACGGTCACGGCGACGTGCATCATTGTTAG
- a CDS encoding putative cation efflux system protein produces MSSGAGPASRLAWASIGVNVVLSLLNLGIALASGSLAVAAELVHNLSDLVSSIAVLAGIKVSERRSRSFPYGLHKVENLVASGVAILILVTAYEIGSQALRGSPTALRVNAGTVSGVALSTLLPWVYGRYLMQKGRELNSPSLMASAREYEVHMFSSGLIIVTMLAQSAGLRLDRGAALLIVLLIVRTGWDLLSNAMRVLLDASLDPETLDRVRGILAAEPSVSAVRSLVGRNAGRYRFIEAELELRVADLQKAHLVTERLEQAIRGAVPYIERVLIHYEPRSRENTVYAFPLADEAGTVSQHFGEAPLFALVTLSKDGVLLERRVLANPHRDEQRAKGIRVAEWLVKLRVDQVVVREELEGKGPAYVLADAGVRIVLTQAANLATAVDSIRREQHVEKESQ; encoded by the coding sequence GTGAGCTCCGGCGCGGGTCCAGCATCCCGGCTGGCCTGGGCATCCATTGGCGTGAACGTTGTGCTGAGCCTGCTCAATCTGGGCATCGCTCTTGCCTCTGGCAGCCTGGCGGTAGCCGCGGAGCTGGTGCACAATCTGAGCGACCTGGTTTCTTCCATCGCCGTATTGGCCGGGATCAAGGTCAGTGAACGGCGCAGCCGTTCTTTTCCTTACGGACTGCACAAGGTGGAGAACCTGGTCGCCAGTGGCGTGGCCATCCTGATCCTGGTGACCGCGTACGAGATTGGCAGTCAGGCGTTGCGCGGTTCTCCCACGGCTCTCCGGGTGAACGCCGGGACGGTGAGCGGAGTGGCGCTGTCGACGCTTCTGCCGTGGGTCTATGGTCGCTACTTGATGCAGAAGGGGCGAGAGCTCAACTCGCCCAGCCTGATGGCCAGCGCTCGAGAGTACGAGGTGCATATGTTCTCGTCGGGCCTGATCATCGTGACCATGCTGGCGCAGTCGGCAGGGCTGCGGCTGGATCGCGGGGCGGCGCTGCTGATCGTGCTATTGATCGTGCGCACTGGCTGGGATCTGTTGTCCAACGCCATGCGCGTGCTGTTGGACGCGTCGCTGGATCCGGAGACTCTTGATCGGGTGCGAGGTATCCTAGCAGCAGAGCCAAGTGTCAGCGCCGTGCGCTCACTGGTGGGCCGCAATGCGGGGCGATACCGCTTTATCGAGGCCGAGCTGGAACTGCGGGTGGCCGACCTGCAAAAGGCCCACCTGGTTACGGAAAGGCTGGAGCAGGCCATTCGCGGCGCAGTGCCCTACATCGAGCGGGTCCTGATCCATTATGAGCCTCGTTCCCGCGAAAACACAGTCTACGCGTTCCCCTTGGCCGATGAGGCAGGCACAGTCAGTCAGCATTTCGGTGAGGCACCCCTGTTCGCGCTGGTCACCCTGAGCAAGGATGGAGTGCTGCTGGAGCGCCGCGTGCTGGCCAATCCGCACCGAGATGAGCAGCGAGCCAAAGGGATTCGCGTGGCTGAATGGCTGGTCAAGCTCCGGGTTGACCAAGTGGTTGTGCGTGAGGAACTGGAAGGCAAGGGCCCAGCTTATGTACTCGCTGACGCCGGTGTGCGGATCGTCCTAACCCAGGCGGCGAACCTGGCTACTGCGGTAGACTCGATCCGTCGCGAACAACACGTTGAAAAGGAGTCACAGTGA
- the mscS gene encoding Small-conductance mechanosensitive channel — translation MSDQGISGIVSSILHRLGALASAHLGHVLAAMVVLLAGLGLAWLLRRAVRRILRRQPLEVDLLVSRLVYIAALVAVTFWALATAGVHIAAIATLLGTIGLALSLAVQSRAQDIVAGLYLLMERSLRVGDQVSLRGFSGRIESIGTRTVLIRTDDGMELLVPNTVIMSEIVVKTPEQKPPAAPASHTGTATPT, via the coding sequence ATGAGCGATCAGGGAATCAGTGGAATCGTCAGCTCTATTCTGCACCGCCTGGGCGCACTCGCCTCCGCCCATCTTGGCCATGTGCTGGCGGCGATGGTGGTCCTGCTCGCCGGCCTGGGTCTGGCGTGGCTCCTGCGGCGTGCCGTGAGGCGCATTCTCCGTCGCCAGCCGCTGGAAGTGGACCTGCTGGTCTCGCGCCTCGTGTACATCGCCGCGCTCGTGGCCGTAACCTTCTGGGCACTGGCCACGGCGGGCGTGCATATCGCGGCCATCGCGACTCTTCTCGGCACCATCGGCCTCGCTCTCAGCCTGGCAGTACAGAGCCGCGCTCAGGATATCGTGGCGGGTTTGTACCTGCTCATGGAACGCTCCCTCAGGGTCGGTGACCAGGTGAGCCTGCGCGGATTCTCGGGCCGCATTGAGTCCATCGGTACGCGGACCGTGCTCATTCGAACTGATGACGGAATGGAGTTGCTTGTACCCAACACCGTGATCATGTCCGAGATTGTGGTAAAGACGCCGGAGCAGAAGCCTCCGGCGGCGCCGGCCAGCCACACCGGCACAGCAACTCCCACATAA